In Dehalococcoidales bacterium, one DNA window encodes the following:
- a CDS encoding replication protein — protein sequence MANNLPTEAHIRIAHSIEEQLMVSNFTSQQRRILDLILRLSWGCNKENAYIPKQRDFEIVGVREGHIKAHLDCLIRDKVLYRNGSFYSFNRNFNDWRISRAFSYRPEKLTELVSLNLHINDEKLTESVSSGSCNDLPNQEANLPNQEVELRNPEDGTYGIRKFSMPELASPKESIKEVVVGNSNINNNITTTTELTESVSFDKKIDPGGVPSPAGKLGENTPPAGGVPSKGSDDIREVIALCEQKLGVIITSKFADELRGLVAQFPLDWIKSAVEEAVKARDRDGGMRFPVKYINTTLENWAANGFKSSAERMPFHQRKGLQGREAPAYLLKGLVE from the coding sequence ATGGCCAATAACCTGCCAACTGAAGCCCATATCAGAATAGCTCACTCGATAGAAGAGCAGTTGATGGTTAGTAATTTTACTTCGCAACAGCGTAGAATCTTGGACCTTATCCTGCGCCTTTCTTGGGGTTGCAATAAGGAAAACGCCTACATACCAAAACAGCGAGATTTCGAAATTGTTGGCGTAAGAGAAGGACATATTAAAGCACATCTGGACTGCTTAATACGAGATAAGGTTCTGTACCGCAACGGTTCTTTCTATTCTTTTAACCGCAACTTTAACGACTGGAGAATTAGCCGGGCCTTCAGTTACCGCCCTGAAAAACTTACGGAATTGGTAAGTTTAAACCTTCACATTAACGACGAAAAACTTACAGAATCCGTAAGTTCTGGCTCTTGCAATGACTTACCAAATCAGGAAGCTAACTTACCAAATCAGGAAGTTGAATTACGGAATCCGGAAGATGGAACTTACGGAATCCGTAAGTTCTCCATGCCTGAGTTAGCCTCGCCTAAAGAAAGTATTAAAGAGGTAGTAGTAGGTAATAGTAATATAAATAATAATATAACTACTACTACCGAACTTACCGAATCCGTAAGTTTTGATAAAAAGATCGATCCGGGTGGGGTGCCGTCCCCTGCCGGAAAACTGGGAGAAAACACTCCGCCCGCCGGAGGCGTGCCGTCGAAAGGGAGTGATGACATAAGAGAAGTGATCGCCCTCTGTGAGCAAAAACTGGGTGTTATTATAACATCCAAGTTTGCTGACGAATTGCGTGGTCTGGTAGCTCAGTTTCCCTTGGACTGGATAAAATCCGCAGTCGAAGAAGCTGTAAAAGCTAGAGACCGAGATGGTGGAATGAGATTTCCTGTTAAGTATATTAACACCACTCTCGAAAACTGGGCTGCCAATGGCTTTAAATCCTCCGCTGAGAGAATGCCGTTTCACCAGCGCAAAGGTTTACAAGGGAGAGAAGCGCCAGCATATTTGCTGAAAGGATTGGTGGAATAA